Proteins from one Syngnathus scovelli strain Florida chromosome 9, RoL_Ssco_1.2, whole genome shotgun sequence genomic window:
- the si:ch211-254p10.2 gene encoding ferroportin: MSQRAESSQCGGVVVEFEPDDIRNARAKKARSIPGSALIYLKGPKFLIYVSGALSMWGDRMWHFAISVFLIELYGRNLLLTAVFGLVVAGSVLLLGALIGDWVDRNPRNKVAHASLFIQNISVTICSIVLMLVFSYKQRIEQIWDGWLTVVCYTVVIVLADVANLASTALTIAIQRDWIIVITGYNRGHLAGMNATMRRIDQVTNILAPLAVGQVMTLASNVVGCGFILGWNLVSLIVEFFFLSRVYRIVPALSVKPPTVEADQANLQGMDQRGTQGEGQVVHPLTESNSDASLHLKEITNLPLCFRRFRWLVSTCKDGWRSYYQQPVFLAGMGLAFLYTTVLGFDCITTGYAYTQGISGSLLSLLMGVSAITGLMGTVMFTRLRKTYGLINTGIISSCLHLGCLLLCVCSVFAPGSPMDLSLLMPYFTSNSSSELGEMASQRQKHTSPLRGGSNQPLLPDRSSIHWTNNTVLFDNVPSGSAPESYISIIFLFMGVITARIGLWSFDLTVTQLLQENICESERGVVNGVQSSMNYLMDLLHFIMVISAPQPQHFGILVLISVLFITTGHTMYFLYAHKAKRKRRLAT; this comes from the exons ATGTCTCAGCGAGCCGAGTCCTCCCAATGTGGCGGCGTTGTGGTCGAGTTCGAGCCTGACGACATCAGGAATGCGAGAGCCAAAAAAGCCAGGAGCATACCAG GTTCAGCGCTTATCTACCTCAAGGGTCCCAAGTTCCTCATCTATGTCAGTGGAGCGTTGTCAATGTGG GGCGACCGAATGTGGCACTTTGCCATCTCTGTGTTCCTGATTGAGCTGTACGGACGTAACTTGCTGTTGACTGCAGTGTTCGGCTTGGTGGTGGCCGGCTCGGTGCTCCTGCTCGGAGCTTTGATCGGGGACTGGGTTGACCGCAATCCCAGGAATAAAG ttgcacatgcgtcTCTTTTCATCCAGAACATCTCAGTGACAATTTGTAGCATTGTGCTCATGTTGGTCTTCTCATATAAGCAAAGGATTGAGCAGATCTGGGACGGCTGGCTTACT GTGGTTTGTTATACGGTGGTGATCGTCCTGGCAGATGTGGCAAACCTCGCAAGCACCGCGCTGACCATCGCCATCCAGAGGGACTGGATCATTGTCATCACCGGCTACAACCGAGGCCACCTGGCCG GAATGAATGCCACCATGAGACGGATAGATCAGGTGACCAACATCCTGGCACCGCTGGCGGTGGGGCAGGTCATGACCCTAGCCTCCAACGTAGTTGGTTGTGGCTTCATCCTGGGATGGAACCTCGTCTCTCTCATTGTGGAGTTCTTCTTCTTGTCGCGGGTGTACCGCATCGTACCCGCTCTTTCTGTCAAACCACCGACGGTGGAGGCGGACCAAGCCAATCTGCAAGGGATGGACCAGAGAGGAACGCAAG GTGAAGGTCAAGTGGTTCATCCTCTGACAGAAAGCAACAGCGATGCGAGCCTTCACCTGAAAGAAATCACCAATCTCCCGCTGTGCTTCCGGAGGTTTCGCTGGCTGGTGAGCACCTGCAAGGATGGATGGAGGTCTTACTATCAGCAGCCGGTCTTCCTGGCGGGAATGGGCCTGGCGTTCCTCTACACCACCGTACTGGGCTTTGATTGCATCACCACCGGCTACGCCTACACTCAAGGCATAAGCGGCTCCCTCCTCAGTTTGCTGATGGGCGTGTCGGCCATCACGGGGCtgatgggcaccgtcatgtttaCGAGACTGAGGAAGACGTACGGTCTGATCAACACTGGCATCATCTCCAGCTGCCTCCACCTGGGCTGCTTGCTCTTGTGTGTTTGCTCCGTCTTTGCCCCCGGCAGTCCCATGGATCTTAGCTTGCTCATGCCCTACTTTACCTCAAACTCCTCCTCGGAGCTTGGAGAGATGGCGAGTCAAAGACAAAAACATACGTCTCCGCTGAGGGGAGGCAGCAATCAACCACTTTTGCCTGACCGCTCCTCCATCCActggaccaacaacactgtgctTTTTGACAACGTGCCCTCCGGTAGCGCGCCGGAGTCTTACATCTCCATCATCTTCTTGTTCATGGGGGTCATCACGGCACGCATCG GTTTGTGGTCCTTTGACCTGACAGTCACCCAGCTGTTGCAGGAGAACATCTGTGAGTCCGAGCGAGGTGTTGTAAATGGGGTGCAGAGCTCTATGAATTACCTGATGGACCTGCTGCACTTCATAATGGTCATCTCTGCTCCACAGCCGCAGCATTTCGGCATCCTAGTTCTCATTTCTGTGCTTTTCATCACCACTGGACACACTATGTACTTCCTGTATGCACACAAAGCCAAGAGAAAACGTCGCCTGGCCACTTAA
- the slc6a19b gene encoding solute carrier family 6 member 19b — protein MKLTLPNSGLDDRIPSHQQLEKLEQEGSGDRQKWDNKAQYMLTCVGFCVGLGNVWRFPYLCQSHGGGAFMIPFLILLVLEGIPLLHLEFAIGQRLRGGSLGVWSSIHPYLTGIGIASMCVSLTISLYYNTIIAWILWYFFNSFQDPLPWSYCPMNDNLTGLLSECAKSSPVDYFWYRETLNTTTSIVDGGGIQWWTLLSHICAWSVLYVCIVRGIETTGKAVYVTSTLPYVVLTIFLIRGLTLKGSLSGLKFLFTPDLTELANPSTWMNAGAQVFYSFSLAFGGLISFSSYNSVHNNCQQDAVIISIINGITSVFAATVIYTVIGFRATQQFDTCINENILMLLNTFDLPEGNIIESNYTEALQQLNATHPDVIQGLTLGICDLKTFLSEGVEGTGLAFIVFTESITKMPFSPLWSVLFFIMLFSLGLSSMFGNIEGVVVPLQDLKVFPKKWPKEAVTGVTCVICCLVGLLFVQGSGNYWLSLFDTYGGSIPLLVIGFSEMFAVVYIYGIDRFNDDIEFMTGHRPNIFWQATWRFISPLIMIFIVIFYFITEVSKKISYKAWDPEYEKFPTLEEKSYPSWVYVAIFVLAGIPSLAIPLIAIFKCLRAKMTKKSQFSTQMNDEPKLPLA, from the exons ATGAAGCTCACACTCCCGAACTCGGGCCTGGATGACAGGATACCGTCACACCAGCAGCTAGAGAAGCTGGAGCAGGAGGGATCTGGAGACAGGCAGAAATGGGACAACAAGGCACAGTATATGCTGACCTGCGTGGGATTCTGTGTGGGACTTGGAAATGTCTGGCGCTTCCCCTATTTGTGTCAGAGTCATGGAGGAG GGGCGTTTATGATTCCCTTTCTAATCCTGCTGGTTCTGGAGGGAATCCCGCTGCTGCATCTGGAGTTTGCCATCGGTCAGCGTTTGAGGGGAGGCAGTTTGGGAGTGTGGTCCTCCATTCATCCTTACTTGACCGGCATCG GTATCGCCTCCATGTGTGTCTCGCTGACCATCAGCTTATACTACAACACCATCATTGCTTGGATTCTTTGGTACTTCTTCAATTCATTTCAAGATCCTCTGCCTTGGAGCTACTGTCCGATGAATGACAATTTAACAG GTTTGCTTTCGGAGTGCGCAAAGAGCTCCCCAGTGGACTATTTCTGGTACAGAGAGACTTTGAACACAACTACGAGTATTGTGGATGGTGGCGGCATCCAATGGTGGACCTTGTTGAGTCATATATGTGCCTGGTCTGTGCTCTACGTCTGCATCGTGCGGGGGATCGAGACAACTGGCAAG gctgtATATGTGACTTCGACTCTTCCGTATGTGGTCTTGACTATCTTCTTGATCAGAGGATTGACGCTGAAGGGATCTTTGAGTGGACTCAAATTTCTATTCACACCTGAT CTCACAGAGCTGGCGAACCCTTCAACGTGGATGAATGCAGGTGCTCAGGTCTTCTACTCCTTCTCTCTGGCTTTTGGGGGCCTCATATCCTTCTCCAGCTACAACTCGGTGCA taACAACTGCCAACAGGACGCGGTGATCATCTCCATCATCAACGGCATCACCTCGGTGTTTGCCGCTACGGTCATCTACACCGTCATCGGATTTAGGGCGACgcaacaatttgacacctgcatTAACGA GAACATTCTGATGCTGCTAAATACATTTGACCTTCCTGAGGGAAACATCATTGAGAGCAACTACACGGAGGCTTTACAGCAACTCAATGCAACGCATCCCGATGTTATTCAAGGGCTGACTCtgggaatttgtgatttaaaaacGTTCCTCAGTGAG ggAGTCGAAGGAACCGGTTTGGCGTTCATCGTGTTCACAGAATCCATCACCAAGATGCCCTTCTCTCCACTGTGGTCTGTCCTCTTCTTCATCATGCTCTTCAGCCTCGGCCTGTCATCCATGTTTGGGAACATTGAAGGCGTCGTGGTACCTCTGCAAGACCTTAAGGTCTTTCCGAAAAAGTGGCCCAAAGAAGCCGTGACTG GTGTGACATGTGTGATCTGCTGTTTGGTGGGCCTCCTTTTTGTCCAAGGCTCAGGGAATTATTGGCTGTCTTTATTTGACACTTATGGAGGATCAATCCCACTTCTGGTCATTGGATTTAGCGAGATGTTCGCAGTTGTTTACATATATGGGATTGACAG GTTCAATGACGACATCGAGTTCATGACTGGACACAGACCTAACATTTTTTGGCAGGCTACATGGAGATTTATCAGTCCGCTCATCATGATCTTTATCGTAATCTTTTACTTCATCACTGAAGTTTCAAAAAAGATCTCTTACAAAGCCTGGGATCCGGAATAT GAAAAATTCCCAACTCTGGAGGAGAAGTCGTATCCTTCATGGGTTTACGTGGCCATCTTCGTCCTGGCAGGCATTCCCAGTCTTGCCATACCTCTCATTGCCATCTTTAAATGTTTAAGGGCAAAGATGACAAAGAAGTCACAATTCTCCACTCAAATGAATGATGAGCCCAAATTACCGCTTGCATGA